The Urbifossiella limnaea genome has a window encoding:
- a CDS encoding DUF1592 domain-containing protein, translating into MPFRTSHTLAVLVALLACPAGAVAQATKSGEQLYVEHCVRCHGKDGQGAKKTIAPLAGEKSVAQLAKVIDDTMPEDDPDKLNAAESARVAEYIHGAFYSPTAQARVRPARIDLARLTVGQYRNAVADVVGGFRPAAKLDGKQGLKGEYYNARNFQGNKKVIDRIDPEVKFDWGKAAPGEKFDAPHTFAVRWEGSVVPPESGVYEFVVRTEHAVKLFVNDTRTPLIDAWVKSGKDTEFRGALHLLAGRAVPIRLEFSKAKQGVDDSKKNPNPPLLPASMTLLWKPPHGAVTVIPARHLSPARTAESYVVSTAFPPDDRSLGWERGTTVSKEWDAAATEAALETVSYLATRLNELAGTRDDAPDRAAKLKAFAAKFAERAFRRPLTTEETKLYIDSQFGGTPDAELAAKRVIVLVLKSPRFLYREVGGTTDGYAVASRLAFALWDSGPDAELLRAAAAGQLATPGQVQAHAERMLNDPRARAKIRQFLLTWLRVDQPHDVSKNPLRFPGFDEAAAADLRTSLELFLDDVVWSPESDFRKLFLTDTVPLNARLAKLYGGTAADDVGFRPVRLDDGKRFGVLTHPYLMATFGYTSDSAPIHRGVFIARGVLGLTLRPPQDAFAPFAAELHPTLTTRERTALQTRPAACVTCHSVINPLGFTLENFDAIGRHRDRDAGKAVDSSGSYHTRAGADVTFAGPGELARFLATSPEVHTAFAEQLFHHLAKQPTRAYGPRTPDELGASLSRDGFSVRKLIVRAAVISALPPPVPPKQ; encoded by the coding sequence ATGCCGTTTCGCACCTCCCACACCCTCGCGGTCCTGGTCGCGCTCCTGGCGTGCCCCGCAGGCGCAGTCGCGCAGGCGACCAAGAGCGGTGAGCAGCTGTATGTCGAGCACTGCGTCCGCTGCCACGGCAAGGACGGGCAGGGGGCCAAGAAGACGATCGCGCCGCTGGCCGGCGAGAAGTCGGTGGCCCAACTCGCCAAGGTCATCGACGACACGATGCCGGAGGACGACCCGGACAAGCTGAACGCCGCGGAGTCGGCCCGCGTCGCGGAGTACATCCACGGCGCCTTCTACTCGCCCACGGCTCAAGCCCGCGTTCGCCCGGCCCGCATCGACCTCGCCCGCCTCACCGTCGGCCAGTACCGCAACGCCGTCGCCGACGTCGTCGGTGGCTTCCGCCCGGCCGCGAAGCTCGACGGCAAGCAGGGGCTCAAGGGCGAGTACTACAACGCCCGCAACTTCCAGGGGAACAAGAAGGTCATCGACCGCATCGACCCCGAGGTGAAGTTCGATTGGGGGAAGGCCGCGCCCGGCGAGAAGTTCGACGCCCCGCACACGTTCGCAGTCCGCTGGGAAGGCTCGGTCGTGCCCCCGGAGTCGGGCGTTTACGAGTTCGTCGTCCGCACCGAGCACGCGGTCAAGCTGTTCGTCAACGACACCCGCACGCCCCTGATCGACGCCTGGGTGAAGTCCGGGAAGGACACCGAGTTCCGCGGCGCGCTGCACCTGCTGGCCGGGCGGGCGGTTCCGATCCGACTCGAATTCTCGAAGGCCAAGCAGGGTGTCGACGACTCCAAGAAGAACCCGAACCCGCCGCTGCTGCCGGCGTCGATGACGCTGCTTTGGAAGCCCCCGCACGGGGCCGTGACCGTGATTCCGGCGCGGCACCTATCGCCGGCGCGGACGGCCGAGAGCTACGTAGTTTCGACCGCGTTCCCGCCCGACGATCGGAGCCTGGGCTGGGAACGCGGCACGACCGTGTCGAAGGAGTGGGACGCGGCGGCGACCGAGGCGGCGCTCGAAACGGTCTCGTACCTCGCGACGCGGCTCAACGAGCTGGCCGGCACCCGCGACGACGCCCCCGACCGCGCCGCGAAGCTGAAGGCGTTCGCGGCCAAGTTCGCCGAGCGGGCCTTCCGCCGGCCGCTGACGACGGAAGAAACCAAGCTCTACATCGACTCGCAGTTCGGCGGTACGCCGGACGCCGAGCTGGCGGCGAAGCGCGTCATCGTACTGGTGCTGAAGTCGCCGCGGTTCCTGTACAGGGAGGTCGGCGGCACCACCGACGGCTACGCAGTCGCGTCGCGGCTGGCGTTCGCGCTGTGGGACAGCGGCCCCGACGCCGAGCTACTGCGGGCCGCCGCCGCGGGGCAGCTGGCGACCCCGGGCCAGGTGCAAGCCCACGCCGAGCGGATGCTGAACGACCCACGGGCGCGGGCCAAGATTCGCCAGTTCCTGCTGACGTGGCTGCGCGTGGACCAGCCGCACGACGTGAGCAAGAACCCGCTCCGCTTCCCCGGCTTTGACGAGGCCGCGGCCGCGGACCTGCGCACGTCGCTGGAGCTGTTCCTCGACGATGTCGTCTGGAGCCCCGAGAGCGACTTCCGCAAGCTATTCCTGACAGACACCGTGCCGCTGAACGCTCGGCTTGCCAAGCTGTACGGGGGCACTGCCGCCGACGACGTGGGCTTCCGGCCGGTGCGGCTCGACGACGGCAAGCGGTTCGGCGTGCTGACGCACCCGTACCTGATGGCCACGTTCGGCTACACCAGCGACAGCGCCCCGATCCACCGCGGCGTCTTCATCGCCCGCGGCGTACTCGGACTGACGCTGCGGCCGCCGCAGGACGCTTTCGCCCCGTTCGCCGCCGAGCTCCACCCGACGCTCACCACCCGCGAGCGGACCGCGCTGCAAACGCGACCCGCGGCGTGCGTGACGTGCCACAGCGTTATCAACCCGCTCGGATTCACGCTCGAGAATTTCGACGCCATCGGCCGACACCGCGACCGCGACGCCGGCAAGGCAGTCGATTCGAGCGGCAGCTATCACACCCGGGCCGGCGCCGACGTGACCTTTGCGGGCCCCGGGGAGCTCGCACGCTTCCTGGCGACGAGCCCGGAGGTTCACACGGCCTTCGCCGAGCAGCTGTTCCACCACCTGGCGAAGCAGCCGACCCGCGCCTACGGCCCGCGCACGCCCGACGAACTCGGCGCGTCCCTGAGCCGTGACGGGTTCAGCGTCCGGAAGCTGATTGTGCGGGCCGCCGTGATTTCGGCTTTACCGCCGCCCGTTCCCCCGAAACAATAA
- a CDS encoding CPBP family intramembrane glutamic endopeptidase, with amino-acid sequence MASWLVRAWERWFAGPLRRVEADSLAYRQTATGFDGKTVTVVVVAAVSLVVQNYYSGPGTLIAPLRWLGASDDSVIDTLFRWESSQSARLMWFALCAFTTYAVLPGLVVTLAFRERLTDYGVGVRGVAADWPVYLAFAAVMVPLVYLCSALPRFQEVYPFYRVGSRADVDAGLIRWELAYALQFIGLEFFFRGFLVHGTKHRFGAYSVFLMVIPYCMIHFHKPVAECFASIIAGVALGVVSLVTKSVWPGAGLHILVAWGMDTSVLVRRGMLF; translated from the coding sequence ATGGCGTCGTGGCTGGTTCGCGCCTGGGAGCGGTGGTTCGCCGGGCCGCTGCGCCGCGTCGAGGCCGACTCGCTCGCCTACCGGCAGACGGCGACCGGGTTCGACGGCAAGACGGTCACCGTCGTTGTGGTCGCGGCCGTGAGCCTGGTGGTGCAGAACTACTACAGCGGCCCCGGCACCCTGATCGCGCCGCTGCGGTGGCTCGGCGCCTCGGACGATAGCGTGATTGACACGCTGTTCCGGTGGGAGTCGTCGCAGTCGGCCCGCCTGATGTGGTTCGCGTTGTGCGCGTTCACGACCTACGCCGTGCTGCCGGGTCTCGTCGTCACGCTGGCGTTCCGCGAGAGGTTGACCGACTATGGCGTCGGCGTCCGCGGCGTGGCCGCCGACTGGCCGGTGTACCTGGCGTTCGCGGCGGTCATGGTGCCGCTGGTGTACCTGTGCTCGGCCCTTCCACGGTTTCAAGAAGTGTACCCGTTCTACCGCGTCGGCTCGCGGGCCGACGTGGACGCGGGCCTGATCCGCTGGGAACTGGCGTACGCGCTGCAGTTCATCGGCCTGGAGTTCTTCTTCCGCGGGTTCCTGGTCCACGGCACGAAGCACCGCTTCGGCGCGTACTCGGTGTTCCTGATGGTCATCCCGTACTGCATGATCCACTTCCACAAGCCGGTCGCGGAGTGCTTCGCGTCGATCATCGCTGGCGTGGCTCTCGGTGTGGTCAGCCTGGTAACGAAGTCGGTGTGGCCGGGTGCTGGGCTGCACATCCTCGTGGCCTGGGGGATGGACACGTCCGTACTGGTGCGGCGGGGGATGTTGTTCTGA
- a CDS encoding nucleotide pyrophosphohydrolase, whose amino-acid sequence MSDATTPVAALKENMRRFADARGWEPYHSPKNLVMALASEVGELCTVFRWLTADESRRLDDAPGLREAVADEMADVANCLFLLSVHTGIDLSDAVRAKTAKNAIKYPAPPPSGEGGGAGGDTPAAG is encoded by the coding sequence ATGTCGGACGCGACCACCCCGGTGGCGGCGCTCAAAGAGAACATGCGCCGGTTCGCCGACGCCCGCGGGTGGGAGCCGTACCACTCGCCCAAGAATCTCGTCATGGCCCTCGCCAGCGAGGTCGGCGAGCTGTGTACCGTGTTCCGCTGGCTGACGGCCGACGAGTCGCGGCGGCTGGACGACGCCCCGGGCTTACGCGAGGCGGTGGCCGACGAGATGGCGGACGTGGCCAACTGCCTGTTCCTGCTGAGCGTCCACACGGGCATCGACTTGAGCGACGCGGTGCGGGCGAAGACGGCGAAAAACGCGATCAAGTACCCGGCCCCGCCGCCTTCGGGGGAAGGCGGCGGGGCCGGGGGAGACACGCCGGCCGCGGGCTGA
- a CDS encoding DUF1552 domain-containing protein, which yields MVHSRRDFLRDLGVGAAALPFVGNLPGLGFANQTRRKQRLVVMFSPNGVIPGAFWPKEEGADFTLPESLTPLAPFKDKTLILNGVCDRVRGDGDAHMRGIGCLLTGVELFPGNIQGGSHTPAGWASGNSIDQEIRTFLQRDAATRTRFGSLEFGVMVPDRADTWTRMVYTAANKPVAPIDDPYQMFNKLYGRTKDRELLGSVLDDVSADLNRVAGAVGAADRRLLDEHATFVREMEQELRAARAAAGHEVPRLEPGVRKDNDRIPQISRMQIDLMVNAFKADFSRVATLQYTNSVGMARMRWLDITEGHHELSHEPDTNQAAVDKLTRINKWFAGELAYLARKLADTPEPGGTGTMLDNTVIVWTNELGKGNSHTLDNIPFLLVGGGLDFKTGRSLKFPRVAHNRLLMSLAHGFGHRVERFGSGEFCGAGALNLS from the coding sequence ATGGTCCACTCGCGCCGCGACTTCCTCCGCGACCTCGGGGTCGGCGCCGCCGCGCTCCCGTTCGTCGGGAACCTGCCCGGCCTCGGGTTCGCCAACCAGACGCGCCGCAAGCAGCGCCTCGTCGTGATGTTCAGCCCGAACGGCGTCATCCCCGGCGCGTTCTGGCCGAAAGAGGAAGGGGCCGACTTCACTCTCCCCGAGTCGCTGACGCCGCTCGCCCCGTTCAAGGACAAGACACTTATCCTGAACGGCGTCTGCGACCGCGTCCGCGGCGACGGCGACGCGCACATGCGCGGCATCGGCTGTTTGCTCACCGGCGTCGAGCTTTTCCCCGGCAACATCCAGGGCGGCTCGCACACGCCCGCAGGCTGGGCCAGCGGCAACTCCATCGATCAGGAAATCCGCACGTTCTTGCAGCGTGACGCCGCCACCCGCACGCGGTTCGGCTCGCTCGAGTTCGGCGTCATGGTCCCCGACCGCGCCGACACGTGGACGCGGATGGTGTACACCGCCGCGAACAAGCCGGTGGCGCCGATCGACGACCCGTACCAGATGTTCAACAAGCTCTACGGCCGCACCAAGGACCGTGAGCTGCTCGGCAGTGTCCTCGACGACGTCAGCGCCGACTTGAACCGCGTCGCGGGGGCCGTGGGCGCCGCCGACCGCCGGCTCCTCGACGAGCACGCCACGTTCGTCCGTGAGATGGAGCAGGAGCTACGGGCCGCCCGCGCCGCGGCCGGGCACGAGGTGCCGCGGCTCGAACCCGGCGTGCGGAAGGACAACGACCGCATCCCGCAGATCAGCCGGATGCAGATCGACCTGATGGTGAACGCCTTCAAGGCCGACTTCAGCCGCGTCGCCACGCTCCAGTACACGAACTCCGTGGGCATGGCGCGAATGCGGTGGCTCGACATCACCGAGGGGCACCACGAGCTGAGCCACGAGCCGGACACCAACCAGGCGGCGGTGGACAAGCTGACGCGGATCAACAAGTGGTTCGCCGGGGAACTGGCCTACCTCGCCCGCAAGCTGGCCGACACCCCCGAGCCGGGCGGCACCGGCACCATGCTCGACAACACCGTCATCGTGTGGACGAACGAGTTGGGGAAGGGGAACTCGCACACGCTGGACAACATCCCGTTCCTGCTCGTCGGCGGCGGGCTCGACTTCAAGACGGGCCGGTCACTGAAGTTCCCGCGCGTCGCACACAATCGGCTGCTGATGAGCCTGGCCCACGGGTTCGGGCACCGCGTCGAGCGGTTCGGCAGCGGCGAGTTCTGCGGCGCGGGTGCGCTGAACCTGAGCTAA
- a CDS encoding SGNH/GDSL hydrolase family protein, whose translation MPRPPLTVELLEAREVPAAAFETLPVVPADDAAVIDSVRAIALRGQLAGRSTTSLLVAGDSNSATIGSYYSGFLAGYGKPFYNPAGLAAVRPDLVATVTEFRAGGSFVRPTTSAVPGFRATDLAATIPGALASSNVGVALVMIGTNDLFWNQAEAYREQLRAIVRTLTAAGVVPLLSTIPPNTYNGGVLAGRVLELNQIVADVADEFRVPVWNLWRGVASLPGGGLAPDGVHLVYEGDGASVNGASQNVRNLEALDVLAWFRRVVTAPADVPAARAWSPLAKHEAVFATGRDIGQAAVVNVFDAAGHVRNEYLAFGPDFTGGVRVATADVTGDGVPDIVVGAGLGGAPAVKVFSGADGSEAASFFAFESSFRGGVNVAASDLDGDGVAEVVAGAGEGGGPAVAVYRGGDFAEVARFFAYESSFRGGVNVAAGEVDGVGPAIVTGAGNGGGPVVKVYRLGESRPVFSYAAYDAGVRTGVWVAVVNSDVATAPVSGAPHVKLTDAATGAERASFFAPVAGAVRLGVLREAADVLLTAGAARTYRGEQGDVFGLNDAGRSYGVYVG comes from the coding sequence ATGCCCCGTCCGCCGCTCACGGTCGAACTGCTCGAAGCTCGTGAGGTTCCCGCCGCCGCGTTCGAGACGCTGCCCGTCGTACCGGCCGACGACGCGGCGGTCATCGACTCCGTACGTGCGATCGCGCTGCGGGGGCAACTCGCCGGCCGCTCCACGACGTCACTGTTGGTCGCCGGGGACAGTAACTCGGCGACGATCGGCAGCTACTACAGCGGCTTCCTGGCCGGGTACGGCAAACCGTTCTACAACCCGGCCGGCCTCGCCGCCGTGCGGCCGGACCTGGTGGCCACCGTGACCGAGTTCCGCGCCGGCGGCTCGTTCGTGCGGCCGACGACGAGCGCGGTCCCGGGCTTTCGCGCGACAGACCTGGCGGCCACGATCCCCGGCGCGTTGGCGTCCTCGAACGTCGGCGTCGCCCTGGTGATGATCGGCACGAACGACCTGTTTTGGAATCAGGCCGAGGCGTACCGCGAGCAACTGCGCGCCATCGTTCGGACGCTCACCGCGGCGGGCGTCGTGCCGCTGCTGAGCACGATCCCGCCGAACACGTACAACGGCGGCGTGCTCGCGGGTCGCGTACTGGAGTTGAACCAGATCGTCGCCGACGTGGCGGACGAGTTCCGCGTGCCGGTGTGGAACCTGTGGCGCGGCGTCGCGTCGCTGCCCGGCGGCGGCCTGGCTCCGGACGGCGTTCACCTCGTCTACGAGGGCGACGGTGCCAGTGTGAACGGGGCGTCGCAGAACGTCCGCAACCTGGAGGCGCTCGACGTCCTGGCTTGGTTCCGCCGCGTGGTGACGGCCCCGGCCGACGTGCCGGCCGCGCGGGCCTGGTCACCACTGGCAAAACATGAAGCGGTGTTTGCCACCGGTCGGGACATCGGGCAGGCCGCAGTCGTAAACGTGTTCGACGCCGCCGGTCACGTGCGGAACGAGTACCTGGCGTTCGGCCCCGACTTCACCGGCGGCGTCCGCGTGGCGACGGCCGACGTGACCGGCGACGGCGTGCCCGACATAGTCGTCGGGGCGGGCCTGGGTGGGGCGCCGGCGGTGAAGGTGTTCAGCGGCGCGGACGGCTCAGAGGCGGCAAGTTTCTTCGCGTTCGAGTCGTCGTTCCGCGGCGGCGTCAACGTCGCGGCCTCGGACCTCGACGGCGACGGCGTCGCCGAGGTCGTAGCCGGCGCGGGTGAGGGCGGCGGCCCGGCGGTGGCCGTGTACCGCGGCGGCGACTTCGCCGAAGTGGCCCGCTTCTTCGCGTACGAGTCGTCGTTCCGCGGCGGCGTCAACGTCGCGGCGGGTGAGGTGGATGGCGTTGGCCCGGCGATCGTGACGGGGGCGGGGAACGGCGGCGGGCCGGTCGTGAAGGTGTACCGCCTGGGCGAGTCGCGGCCGGTGTTCAGCTACGCCGCATACGACGCCGGAGTGCGGACGGGCGTGTGGGTCGCGGTCGTGAACAGCGACGTGGCCACTGCCCCGGTTTCTGGGGCACCGCACGTCAAGCTGACGGACGCCGCGACGGGTGCGGAGCGGGCCAGTTTCTTCGCGCCGGTGGCAGGCGCGGTGCGACTCGGCGTGCTGCGTGAAGCGGCGGACGTGTTGCTGACGGCGGGGGCGGCGCGGACGTACCGCGGCGAGCAGGGCGACGTGTTCGGGCTCAACGACGCCGGGCGCAGCTACGGGGTGTATGTGGGCTGA
- a CDS encoding FdhF/YdeP family oxidoreductase, which produces MSDPSQPNPPPYPSPAAGLGALVSSLKHVVQNRGVVRNLRSLLRVNQPDGFDCPGCAWPEPKDPSRVGEYCENGVKAVTFETTAKRVTPEFFARHTVGWLRGQTHHWLENQGRLTHPMRYNPATDHYEPVTWADAFALVGGTLRGLDSPDRALFYTSGRTSNEAAFLYQLLARRFGTNNLPDCSNMCHESSGTALGEQLGVGKGTVTLEDFDHADLILVIGQNPGTNHPRMLAELQKAAERGAKIMTLNPLREPGLVSFVHPKHPVRTLLNRGTSLSTHYYQVLVGGDLAALTGICAHLLYAEAADPGKVIDHDFIRHHTDGFEAFAAQVNAADWPTIERESGLTRDQLREAAEVYRQGKKVIACWAMGLTQHKHAVATIQMVVNLLLMRGNVGREGAGVCPVRGHSNVQGDRTMGINEKPPAVFLDGLQRAFGFDPPRGHGHDTVGAINAMADGSATVFIGMGGNFAAATPDTEFTEEALRKCALTVHVSTKLNRSHLCPGKDALILPCLGRSERDVQATGPQRVTVEDSMSMVHASAGSNPPASEHLLSEVAVVCGIAEATFPDGAGIDWAGFRADYRRVREKITATLPQLFDGYEEKLQTPGGFYLGNAARERRWNTATGKARFMPHPVHPMALPAGQLRLMTIRSHDQFNTTVYDLHDRYRGVHGTRMVVFIHPADLAERGLKDGDAIDLHSHTIEDGLTRTARGFRAVAYDIPRGCAAAYFPETNGLVSKDSFAHRSRTPLSKFIPITIVAGA; this is translated from the coding sequence ATGAGCGACCCGTCGCAGCCGAACCCGCCTCCCTACCCCAGCCCCGCAGCCGGGTTGGGGGCGCTGGTGTCGAGCCTCAAGCACGTCGTGCAGAACCGCGGCGTCGTGCGCAACTTGCGATCGCTACTCCGCGTCAACCAGCCCGACGGGTTCGACTGCCCCGGTTGCGCCTGGCCGGAGCCGAAGGACCCGTCGCGCGTCGGCGAGTACTGCGAGAACGGCGTGAAGGCGGTCACGTTCGAGACCACGGCCAAGCGAGTGACGCCCGAGTTCTTTGCGCGTCACACCGTCGGCTGGCTCCGCGGCCAGACGCACCACTGGCTCGAAAACCAGGGCCGCCTCACGCACCCGATGCGGTACAACCCCGCCACGGACCACTACGAACCGGTGACCTGGGCCGACGCCTTCGCGCTCGTCGGCGGCACCCTGCGCGGGCTCGACTCGCCCGACCGGGCCCTGTTCTACACGTCGGGCCGCACCAGCAACGAGGCGGCGTTCCTGTACCAACTCCTCGCCCGCCGGTTCGGCACGAACAACCTGCCGGACTGCTCGAACATGTGCCACGAGTCGAGCGGCACGGCCCTCGGCGAGCAACTCGGCGTCGGCAAAGGGACGGTGACGCTGGAGGACTTCGACCACGCCGACCTGATCCTGGTGATCGGCCAGAACCCCGGCACGAACCACCCGCGGATGCTGGCCGAGCTCCAGAAGGCGGCCGAGCGCGGGGCGAAGATCATGACCCTCAACCCGCTCCGGGAGCCGGGACTCGTGAGCTTCGTCCACCCCAAGCACCCGGTGCGGACGCTCCTGAACCGCGGCACGTCGCTGAGTACGCACTACTACCAGGTGCTCGTCGGCGGCGACCTGGCTGCCCTCACGGGCATCTGCGCCCACCTCCTGTACGCCGAGGCGGCCGACCCCGGCAAGGTGATCGACCACGACTTCATCCGCCATCACACCGACGGCTTCGAGGCGTTCGCCGCGCAGGTGAACGCCGCCGACTGGCCCACCATCGAGCGCGAGTCGGGACTGACGCGCGACCAACTCCGCGAGGCGGCCGAGGTGTACCGGCAGGGCAAGAAGGTGATCGCGTGCTGGGCGATGGGCCTGACGCAGCACAAGCACGCCGTCGCCACGATTCAGATGGTTGTGAACCTGCTGTTGATGCGGGGTAACGTCGGCCGGGAGGGGGCGGGGGTGTGCCCGGTGCGCGGCCACTCGAACGTGCAGGGCGACCGCACGATGGGGATCAACGAGAAGCCTCCGGCGGTGTTTCTGGACGGGTTGCAACGGGCGTTCGGCTTCGACCCGCCGCGCGGGCACGGGCACGACACCGTTGGCGCGATCAACGCGATGGCCGACGGTTCGGCGACCGTGTTCATCGGCATGGGCGGCAACTTCGCCGCCGCGACGCCGGACACCGAGTTCACTGAGGAGGCGCTGCGGAAGTGCGCCCTGACGGTCCACGTCAGCACGAAGCTGAACCGCAGCCACCTGTGCCCCGGGAAGGACGCGCTGATTCTGCCGTGCCTCGGCCGCAGCGAGCGTGACGTGCAGGCGACGGGCCCGCAGCGCGTGACCGTCGAGGACTCGATGAGCATGGTCCACGCCTCGGCCGGAAGCAACCCGCCGGCGTCCGAACACCTGCTGTCCGAAGTCGCGGTCGTGTGCGGCATCGCGGAAGCGACCTTCCCCGACGGCGCCGGCATCGACTGGGCCGGGTTCCGCGCCGACTACCGCCGCGTCCGCGAGAAGATCACCGCGACGTTGCCCCAACTGTTCGACGGCTACGAGGAGAAGTTGCAAACTCCCGGCGGCTTCTACCTCGGCAACGCGGCCCGCGAGCGGCGCTGGAACACGGCCACCGGCAAGGCGCGGTTCATGCCGCACCCCGTCCACCCGATGGCACTCCCGGCCGGGCAACTGCGGCTGATGACGATCCGCTCCCACGACCAGTTCAACACGACGGTGTACGACCTGCACGACCGCTACCGCGGCGTCCACGGCACCCGCATGGTGGTCTTTATCCACCCTGCCGACCTGGCCGAGCGCGGGCTCAAGGACGGCGACGCGATCGACTTGCACAGCCACACCATCGAGGACGGCCTGACGCGCACCGCCCGCGGCTTCCGGGCCGTAGCCTACGACATCCCCCGCGGCTGCGCCGCGGCTTACTTCCCCGAGACGAACGGCCTGGTGTCGAAGGACAGCTTCGCGCACCGCAGCCGGACGCCGCTGTCGAAATTCATCCCGATCACGATCGTGGCGGGAGCATGA